One Apis cerana isolate GH-2021 linkage group LG15, AcerK_1.0, whole genome shotgun sequence DNA window includes the following coding sequences:
- the LOC107996307 gene encoding protein TANC2 isoform X2 — protein sequence MAPPDRHRSPRPGSGLSLSVLDLAQIRALVESTGMLGGSTCPSCEMPFDKGKKRRLIDSCGHERCYSCLFRSEACPLCLRADFNDDDGLEGPFREGFIGSSGPMSILAPTDGWIDESSTVNSLCGSPRPRTKVTTRANLPSRVMHTDESVSSSAMAKGLKNKPPALPESSQGKQKLQMMTQSCPTPPNQRKRFFLNPKVLRSSFVPQRSSRRGASSPEPVVNDNPSALSAWMASSWEGKSRWPGVVLGKIKSLWSNSQGTANDGLNQLIDSRNKVTDDEGGCVKPLSSKTRKSSQSDLHMRLGLLLGTNHTRASSSVDTTDLPGVSNRSSAGACQSRVPIQGHDSSAASFSSLTSFETQTLASTNTSPVSTLTGTSSEAEAAAALRCPIKPKTKVKGKSKSRDCDSAGSLASISTSVSASTSMSMSMSVSVSGLSNGSSSPLTPRRHSVNASQPGQSDELGQFKNRRSCARRSARTGNVKGVVDTKLRFIQHHGTQLTLKPLFFEVPLLEADPLFTGRQWLLQELESVVNGSSPGVLISGCPGTGKTALVLQLVEHSCFGRRREQPLPSEINEEAGEKEKISCSSALHASIRYTNEKVRELASHVVAYHFCQADNNSTCLVPDLIHSLAAQLCQAPQLISYREYLLSEPHIQGSLSQRECTVDPDLALSRGIIEPLSTLKKTNRLPDTNMVILIDAVCEAEYHRPDRGDTIASFLTRHAPNFPSWLKIVCTVRTQLLECAKQLPYTRVSLDRASNDNAASNVTRDLSDYIGYRLAQSPAIQTNVTASVNGKAESSCSANQTRFASHLLALARGSFLFAKLTLDLIESGHLVAKSASYKVLPVSLAQIFQLHFNLRFPTATSFDKVQPLLGVCLAALYPLTLPEIFYSVNSLNTDHFVSWEDFLQRFKMLSGFLVKRLDNTYMFFHPSFREWLMRRDEGESTKFLCDLRLGHAAIAYRLSRLQAPLDGDKALELGHHILKAHVYRGVAPCWPSRDLQAIWLASSTECVSSALCTLRNIYSPNVKVSRLLLLAGASPNHITEYLGNAPALCMYAHEGSVEMVSLLLEFGADVELTNSQGCTALSLAAARGHCDVVRRLAAAGASLGHTDMAGQCPLVHAARHGRLSVVGYLLACDWVVPTNVSEAEGSQEIGREEAAQQAVVAAAAQGHESIVEYLLDMAEVIVDRPDTLIGETALTIAAANGSTATVSALLARGANPTAVNAKGLSPLMLAAREGHWGTAERLLQGTLSSSTDTVLDDAASLLDQRDPADRTALMLAASEGHTNLIELFLDKGSVLESRDKEGMTALCWACVRGRLAAVQNLIDHGADVNTNDNTGRTPLDLAAFQGNPKLVQLLLEKGAAVEHVDLHGMRPLDRAIGCRNILVVQCFLRRGAKLGPATWAMAAGKPDVLLILLNKLLEDGNVLYRKNRLKEASHRYAYALRKFPASPEEDCQGQEQGHMMLQLQTFAQLRLNFLLNLSRCKRKMNECAEAIELADEALKVRPVSYEAFYARAKARVDSDFLEDALSDVQEALQIAPPQNRQDRRVLVTLKEEIVSRLDGVGTSKGSVDSTSRSRLRASVDTLTEL from the exons ATCTGGCCCAGATCCGAGCGCTGGTGGAGTCAACGGGGATGCTGGGTGGGTCTACCTGTCCGTCCTGCGAGATGCCATTCGACAAAGGGAAGAAACGTCGATTGATCGACTCGTGCGGCCACGAGCGCTGCTATTCCTGCCTGTTCCGCAGCGAGGCTTGCCCGCTTTGCCTGCGCGCCGATTTCAACGACGACGATGGCCTGGAGGGACCCTTCAGGGAGGGGTTCATCGGCTCCTCGGGGCCTATGTCCATCCTCGCGCCCACGGATGGCTGGATCGATGAGTCATCAACGGTGAACTCTCTCTGCGGCAGCCCCAGACCGCGTACGAAAGTCACCACGAGAGCCAATCTTCCTTCGAGAGTCATGCAC ACCGACGAAAGCGTTTCTTCCTCGGCGATGGCTAAAGGATTGAAGAACAAACCACCGGCACTTCCGGAATCCTCTCAGGGGAAGCAGAAGCTTCAGATGATGACGCAGA GTTGTCCAACCCCACCGAATCAAAGGAAGAGGTTTTTCCTGAATCCAAAGGTGCTCAGGAGTTCATTCGTTCCTCAAAGATCGTCCAGACGAGGGGCATCGTCTCCCGAACCAGTCGTAAACGACAATCCTTCCGCCTTGTCAg CTTGGATGGCCTCGTCTTGGGAGGGGAAGTCTCGATGGCCGGGTGTAGTGCTGGGGAAAATCAAATCGTTGTGGAGCAACAGTCAAGGGACGGCGAACGATGGGCTGAACCAGCTCATCGACTCGAGGAACAAAGTCACAG ACGACGAAGGAGGTTGCGTGAAGCCATTGTCCTCGAAGACGAGGAAATCGTCCCAATCGGATCTCCACATGAGGCTAGGCCTTCTCCTAGGCACGAATCATACTCGAGCGAGCAGCAGCGTGGACACGACGGATCTGCCTGGTGTCTCGAATCGTTCCAGTGCAGGTGCATGCCAATCCAGAGTCCCTATCCAAGGCCATGACAGTTCTGCAGCCTCGTTCAGCAGTTTAACGAGCTTCGAAACGCAAACGTTGGCCTCCACGAACACCAGTCCAGTGTCTACATTGACTGGAACGTCGAGTGAAGCGGAAGCAGCCGCAGCTTTGAGGTGTCCTATCAAACCTAAGACGAAAGTAAAAGGGAAGAGCAAGTCCAGAGATTGCGACAGTGCTGGAAGCTTGGCCTCTATCTCAACCTCGGTGTCCGCATCCACTTCTATGTCGATGTCGATGTCCGTTTCCGTTTCGGGCCTGTCGAACGGCAGCTCGAGCCCACTCACTCCTAGAAGACATTCCGTGAACGCCTCGCAACCTGGCCAAAGCGACGAGCTTGGCCAGTTCAAAAACAGACGGTCTTGCGCCAGGAGATCAGCCAGAACTGGAAACGTCAAAGGTGTTGTCGACACGAAGT TACGTTTCATACAGCATCACGGCACGCAGCTGACTCTGAAACCTCTGTTCTTCGAAGTACCTTTATTAGAAGCCGATCCATTGTTCACCGGTCGCCAATGGCTGCTCCAAGAACTGGAATCGGTTGTAAACGGGTCCAGCCCTGGAGTTTTGATCTCTGGATGTCCTGGAACCGGGAAGACCGCGCTGGTTCTACAGCTGGTTGAGCACAGCTGTTTTGGAAGAAGGCGGGAACAACCTCTTCCATCGGAAATCAATGAGGAGGctggagaaaaagagaaaataagttGCAGCTCAGCTTTGCATGCTAGTATTCGTTACACCAACGAGAAG GTTCGAGAACTAGCCTCTCACGTTGTAGCATATCACTTCTGTCAAGCGGATAATAACAGTACTTGTTTGGTACCAGACTTGATCCACTCTTTAGCAGCTCAATTATGTCAAGCACCTCAACTCATCTCCTACAGAGAATATCTGCTCTCGGAACCTCATATACAGGGTTCTCTATCGCAAAGGGAATGCACTGTCGATCCAGATCTTGCACTATCTAGAGGTATAATCGAACCCTTGTCTACATTGAAGAAAACAAATAGACTGCCTGACACCAATATG GTGATTTTAATCGATGCTGTCTGCGAAGCAGAGTACCATAGACCAGACAGAGGCGACACAATAGCATCCTTTTTAACGAGGCATGCTCCAAACTTTCCTAGCTGGTTAAAAATTGTCTGCACAGTCAGGACACAATTATTAGAATGCGCCAAACAACTACCTTACACCAGGGTCTCCTTAGATAGAGCCTCAAACGACAACGCCGCAAGTAACGTGACGAGAGATCTGTCTGATTACATTGGATATAGATTAGCTCAGAGTCCTGCTATTCAAACAAACGTCACTGCGTCGGTGAACGGCAAAGCGGAATCATCCTGCAGCGCGAATCAAACCAGATTCGCCTCGCATCTACTAGCTTTAGCTAGAGGTAGCTTTCTCTTCGCGAAATTGACGCTCGATCTTATCGAGAGCGGTCACCTGGTGGCTAAATCTGCCAGCTATAAG GTACTGCCAGTCTCCTTGGCGCAAATTTTCCAGTTGCACTTCAACCTCAGGTTCCCTACAGCAACCTCGTTCGACAAGGTTCAACCTCTATTAGGCGTTTGCCTAGCTGCTCTGTATCCTCTAACTTTACCTGAGATCTTCTACTCGGTGAATTCTCTGAACACGGACCATTTCGTTTCATGGGAGGATTTTCTACAGAGATTCAAA ATGCTCTCTGGATTCCTCGTGAAACGTCTGGACAATACCTACATGTTCTTCCATCCATCGTTCAGGGAGTGGTTGATGAGAAGGGACGAGGGCGAATCGACCAAGTTTCTCTGCGACCTGAGGTTAGGTCACGCGGCCATCGCGTATAGGCTCTCCAGACTCCAGGCACCGTTAGACGGCGATAAAGCTTTAGAATTGGGTCACCATATACTGAAGGCGCACGTTTACAGAGGCGTTGCTCCGTGTTGGCCTTCGCGCGATCTACAA GCCATTTGGTTAGCGTCGTCCACGGAATGCGTCTCCTCCGCGCTGTGCACATTGAGGAACATCTACAGTCCGAACGTGAAGGTTTCGAGGTTGCTTTTGCTGGCAGGAGCATCTCCGAATCACATCACGGAATATCTGGGCAATGCTCCAGCTCTTTGCATGTACGCTCACGAAGGTTCTGTCGAGATGGTATCGTTGTTATTGGAATTTGGAGCTGATGTCGAGTTGACGAATAGCCAGGGATGCACAGCGCTCTCGTTAGCGGCTGCTCGTGGCCATTGCGATGTTGTCAGAAG acTAGCCGCTGCTGGAGCTTCGTTAGGTCACACGGACATGGCAGGACAGTGTCCCTTGGTTCACGCAGCTAGACACGGAAGACTGTCCGTGGTTGGTTATCTTTTGGCTTGCGATTGGGTAGTTCCAACCAACGTGAGTGAAGCCGAAGGATCTCAAGAAATAGGTAGAGAAGAGGCTGCTCAGCAAGCTGTGGTCGCCGCAGCGGCTCAAGGTCACGAATCTATCGTGGAATACTTATTAGACATGGCCGAAGTGATCGTAGATCGTCCTGATACTTTGATAGGCGAGACTGCCTTGACTATCGCTGCTGCAAACGGTTCCACGGCCACAGTTTCGGCATTGTTGGCTCGAGGAGCGAATCCAACAGCTGTGAACGCAAAAGGACTGTCTCCTTTGATGTTAGCTGCAAGAGAGGGGCATTGGGGTACGGCTGAAAGATTGCTGCAAG GAACACTCTCGAGCAGCACCGATACCGTTCTGGACGATGCAGCATCTCTCCTAGATCAACGAGACCCAGCTGATCGTACTGCACTGATGCTAGCTGCCTCAGAAGGTCACACAAACTTGATCGAACTATTTTTAGACAAAGGATCCGTGCTAGAGAGTAGAGATAAAGAAGGAATGACCGCTCTCTGTTGGGCCTGCGTGAGAGGAAGACTAGCCGCCGTGCAGAACCTTATTGATCACGGGGCTGATGTTAATACTAACGATAATACCGGGAGAACTCCTCTAGATCTAGCTGCCTTCCAG GGCAATCCAAAGTTGGTGCAATTGTTGCTCGAGAAAGGAGCAGCGGTCGAGCACGTCGATCTCCACGGAATGCGACCTTTGGACAGAGCGATCGGATGTCGAAATATACTCGTGGTGCAGTGCTTCCTACGCCGTGGGGCGAAATTGGGCCCGGCAACCTGGGCGATGGCCGCTGGAAAACCGGACGTTCTCCTGATCTTATTGAACAAACTCCTGGAAGATGGGAACGTCCTCTACAGAAAGAACAGACTGAAAGAGGCGTCGCATAGATACGCGTATGCGCTACGAAAGTTTCCTGCGTCGCCGGAAGAGGATTGCCAGGGGCAAGAGCAGGGTCACATGATGCTGCAACTCCAGACGTTTGCGCAACTTCGACTGAATTTCTTGCTCAACCTCAGTCGATGCAAGCGCAAGATGAAT GAATGTGCGGAAGCAATCGAGCTCGCTGACGAAGCTCTAAAAGTTCGTCCAGTATCGTACGAAGCATTTTACGCGAGGGCGAAAGCACGAGTTGATTCAGACTTCCTGGAGGACGCATTATCCGACGTCCAAGAGGCATTGCAGATCGCACCACCGCAAAATCGGCAGGATCGGCGCGTTCTCGTTACTCTGAAGGAAGAAATAGTTTCCAGATTGGATGGAGTAGGGACCAGCAAAGGATCGGTTGACTCTACCAGCAGATCTCGCCTTCGAGCGTCAGTCGACACTCTCAcagaattgtaa